The Gorilla gorilla gorilla isolate KB3781 chromosome 11, NHGRI_mGorGor1-v2.1_pri, whole genome shotgun sequence genome contains the following window.
CCATAATTATTGTTATTCTGTAGAAAACTGTACAGAAGGTAAATAGAATAGCTTCAATgggaatataatttaaatttttttaattttataaaaatttacttcCATTGCATTAAAAGAAATGGGTAGCATGTGTCTTTCAGAGAAAGAAGCTATTTGGTTATTCACTTTGTCAATCTtaggtttttttaaatctttaaacaatttcttctttgtgatgataaaaattatgtaaatttacTGTTTCTGATCATGACTGAGTCTATTACTTGTCATGGCTTTTGTAAGcaactgtgttttaaaaataccgGTTTTGCCTCTTTGGTTACATGTGGTGAGCATGGATGTCAAGATTATTTTTCAACTAGATTAttcaatttgttttatatttcttatacttAATACTTATGACTACAGTCCAAATCAGTCTTTTAGAAGGTGCTCTTGCTAACTGTGGAATATTTGACGACATGAAAgtcctttttctttgctttcagtgGTTGGCTTTCACTGAAAGAAAGTGTAAAAAAAGTCAGAATTTATAGCTTTCACTATGTCCAAGACTAGGACTGGgttataaagattttcttttgtgaaggaaaataaaagaaaatttgccaCTACTGCATTTACTTTACTATTGTAAACTTAAGATTCATTCCTTAGTCTTTGGAATTTTGATGTCTCAAAACCAGATGAGTGGAAGTGCTGAATTTGCAAAATAAAGCTAAGAATGCTTAACTCCGCATTTTACTCTGACCAAATTGAAGGTGAGCAGAGCAGCCCTGAACAGCATTTTGTTTATACAGTCTTGTTTAAGAGTAGAATTTTTTTAACTCTTCATTTTTTGTCTCTGTGGAAGCTGTGtaactctttttaaaatgcaatttaaaacattttgttattCTAACAATTCTCTcaaaaaacagcatttccaatGGTAATCGGTATTGTTACGCTGTACTTATGTATTCCCTGTACCTGACACTTGTTGCTGCCTCACAAGAAAATAGaacttttatgttaaaaataaagtctgttcttcttgagtttttttctgtgaatttttatataatttttggaaTATTGTCCAAATTCAAGTTACATTTCTTTTTGGACTGGTTATTTATCTAGCTTTTAAGCGGTACATTGTTTTTCTCAGACTAATAGaaaaatttgtttgtgttcagcAGCAAGTTCCTTGCTACCCCTCACTTGCCCTAGAACTGAAAGTACCTGCTCTTTGGGGTAAGTACTAGGCACACATTAAAATATAAGCAGCACAGAGAGATACCCACGCGTGAGGAATTCACTGCTTCAGAGTTTTGTTAGAGGTAACTTAGCTGGGGCAGTCACTTACATTCATTATAAAGTACATGagaggagtttttttgttttaattcttggTAATTCAGCCATATTCTTCCTTTGTGACAGTGGCTTATATATGCAAGACAGTCGTTGGGTTTCAGGGGACAGTTGTTGAGTTTTGGGGGTTTTGTCTGTATCCACACAACAGAGCTGGTCAGAAGGCTACACTGTAATAACTTAGAAAGCAGGGACACATTTTAATGACATAAGTCACCACAGTAATTTGGTcaccaaattaatttttttttgtttttgagacagagtctctgctgtgttgcccagggtggagtacagtggcacagtcactcagctcactgcagcctcaagctcctgggctgaagggatccttctgcctcagcctcccaagtggctgggaccacaggtatgtgctaccacgcctggctaattattttataaatttatttcatttatttattttcatagagacaaggtcttgccacattgcctaggctggtctcaaactcctggcctcaagtgatcctcccacctctgcctcccaaagtgctggactcaagggatcctcctgcctcagcctcccaagtggctgggaccacaggtatgtgccaccatgcctggctaatttttatataaatttatttaatttttttttttttcgtagaaacaaggtcttgccacactgcttaggctggtctcgaactcctggcctcaagtgatcctcccacctctgcctcccaaagtgctgggattataggtgtgagccattgtgtctAGCctgttaaaatttttgaaatattatttctgaGCAAAAAAGTTAACCAGAGTTTGGGAATAGCTAATATATTtacacaataatttaacatagTATCAAATGCAAAGAGAATTCTAAAATTGGCACGTAgagttttctccctttctttcttagtattcccccacccccacctttaaAGAGGTTGAGGAGAGCAAATATGTGAAATACAGTCCTTGTAGTCTCTTCTTCATAGCACTTCCCTGCTAATGTGTAACAGACACtggtttttttcctttgctaAGATTAGGtgtgctttaaaatatattttagtatgaTAATGCCAATAGCCTTTGTAGCTCTTTGAATCAGTGTTTTCCCAACTGTTTGGGTCTTGAAATGAACTAAATGGGTTcaaccaactttttaaaaaatgaagcagaatAGAAAACATAAGTATATTCATACATAAGGACAGTAGTTTTCATGCGTAAAACTTTTGTTAGAGATATATACGTATGTCCTAGCTTGTAGTATAAAAAGTATTTCTCACTGAAGGTTGTATTAAAACGATACGAAGAATATTGCTGTAGCTACAACTTTTAGGTTTGTCTGGTATCTTAACACAGAAATGAGACAGGAGTCTTGAAGACATTGTTTCTACTTCTCTTTACTACATAGCTCCAAAATTTCTAggttttataaaaacaaaccaaaaaaaccagaaTTCTCTTTCATCATTTTGCATCATCCTCAAACTGAGAATTTATCTCCATATATTCTAACTTTGATTTTATGCACTAGTGTGGATTAGTCCTGCTGAATCATTGTTTTATAGAAGACTATCTTGGAGGCTCTGATAGTTAAAAACCAGGAGTATAACCATTTGTCTCAATTCTACATcttaagtaattattttttagatCATTGGGATAATTGagaggagaaacagagaaagtCCTAGATTTAGGGCCACAGTTTGGGTGCTAGTTCTGGCTCTGATGCGTAATGTTTATGGGATCTTGGGCCAAGAAGTCACCTTTGTgaacctgttttatttttgtgattaaGGAAATGCTGACAATAGTGCTATCACTTAGAAAATATGAAACTGTAAGCAAACATTTATCTGCCTTCATATTTTGTCACGTAAGTTTATTCATTCCATAGGGGAGCCAGTGGTTTTTGGTCATGGGAACTGTTCTCATAAAATTCATTTCAGCTTGTAAAGTTTAAAATCGTCAAAGATAAACtgaaattgtaataaaaattGATAATGCCTCTTGATAGCTTACCAAATATCAGACACTTTACATATTACTTTTACCCTAATCTTAATAAAAATTGATAATGCCTCTTGATAGCTTACCAAATATCAGACACTTTACATATTACTTTTACCCTAATCTTTATAATAACCCTTTGAAGCCAGGTACTGCTATTTTTACTATCATACAGATAACAAAATTGGAATTAGGTTGACTTTTCCATGGTCACACATCTGGGAAACGTCAGAGACTGGCTTTGAACCAAGTCTGACTCTGGAATTCAGAGTTAATCATGTAGTCTTACTGCTACTTTGCTTGCACCAGTGACACTGGTAAAATAAAGATGTTGGAGTCATTGCAGATTATGTGACATTGGGCCACACTGCCTTGTTCTTTGTGATCCTCTTCATTGCTACAGCTGCTGGCAGCTTAGTTCAGAAGGTCAAAAGAAAGGAGCTGGTTAGTTATCGGCTCCTGATCAAGGATGTTAGTGACACATTCTCAAACTCTCTGGTTTTTAATGTTGctatagctgcaaaaaataaaaagaaatactctTTAATTTGGGGAGCACATGAAAGAGAGGCAAAAACGAACTTCAGTCACATTTCTGGTGGGTTTTTAATTCACCTGGCTTTTTTGAGGGAAAGACTTATATAGTTAgttttttgctcaggctggagtacagtgggcaatctcggctcactgcaagcttcacctcctgggtgcaagcgattctcctgcctcagcctccccagtagctgggattacaggcggctgccaccacgcccggctaatttttgtatttttagtagagacggggttgcaccatgctggccaggctggtctcaaactctcgacctcaggcaatctgcctgccttggccctcaaagtgctgggattacaggcgtgagccacctcacccggcctatAATTGGTTTTTAAATCTCTGTGACTTGGCATGCCCATTTAAGAGAGAGGGGACAGTAAAATCATCTGGATCACAATTCAAATGTGTGCTTGAAGGCACtacaaaaaaataaccaaaaatatgTTAGTAGTGGTTATTCCTAGATGGTAGTGCTatggctgatttttttctttcagaagatattactttaaaatgggaaaaaggaaacaactttttattttttttaattttttatgagaaAGTGTCAACATCTTTATtgctaatataagcatttaatgtCAAAGAAATGAAGGTAATTTTACAAACTCAATTTTTGTAAGTACATGAAATTTCTATTTGATTATGTGGTTTTATATCACATTCGTTCAAATGCATTTCTTTCCCTTAGAGGGACTATTCCAACATCACTCCTTTGGAATTATTTCAGTCATCCGTAACATGTGACTACCAAAGACCTTGAAgctaaacaaacaaagaaaacaaaatttcagtGACTCTTAGATGAATGGAATAAGAAGTAGTCATCACATGTCAATTAGGGATGTTTATCTCCAATAAGACACTGTCAAAAtgtttcttctgatacagcagttatGTCAGAGCCTTCAAAAAACACGGGCAGAACAAGAGTACAATAAAAGAAGCGTCTGCAACTTAAGCCTTCCACAGTCCTAAGCCTGATATGCTCAAAGCAAAGCCTCTTTCCCACAAACTAAATTCCATCCATTTGAGCTTTCAGAGATAGATGCCCAAGAGCTATCATTAATATATACAGCATATTGACTCTAGTTGCATCAGTTATGCATGAAGAGTTTAATAACCATCCAGGTCCAAAGGTGGAAGAATACATACACCGGTATGGTAATAGGCAAGAGCAGGCTGTAAAAGCAAAGGCTAGCTGTGCAAGTGCAGCCCTGTGGGAAGTTTTCTTCTACAGAGGCTGAGTGGAACAGTCCTGCTAAAGAAACCAGTGGAATAAGAACAGTCAACGTgtagaaagagacagaaacattcttctCTTCCGCTTATTACTTGCCACTGTGTTTTAAAAGGTATATGGTACTAAGAAGAGTTGGccgttctttttatttttttaaattatgaactaGCGCTGCTCCACTTCTTGCTTCTTTGATGCGTCATCCTAGCTGCCTAATATGATAATATTAGGAATCCCATCAATGATTGGATAAGCTATTCTCAACTCTTCATTAATCAATTCATTTGTTGATGCTTCATATCTGAGCGGCTTCTTGGAGAGCGGGCACACCAGGAACTCCAGCAGCGCCGGATCGAAGGCGCGGGGGGCTCCTGAGTCTTCTTGCTCCTGTCGGCCAAAGGCCGTGACCCCGACGCGTGCAGGCACCTACGGGCGACCGCGGACGGCGGCGCGCGCGTTCCCCGCAGCGCTGAGGCGAGCCTGCCGCGCGCTCCGCTCAGCGTGGTCTGGCAGCCGGAGACCAGGCCTCACTGCGCCTCCAACAGCCGGGGTCGAGCCCCTGGCTCCCCGTTCGTCCAGGCCAGCTCAAGAAAcaactttttctttcatgttttttgtatgtgtttttttagGTTATGGTCAGTGAGGTTTAGCCACAAGAGATATCACAGGAGAGACACAGGAAAAAAAGTTGTAATATACTCACAGGTCCTAGAGAGACCAGTCACTGCATGCTGAGAGGGGGTCACATGG
Protein-coding sequences here:
- the LOC115933784 gene encoding phosphatidylinositol N-acetylglucosaminyltransferase subunit Y-like, producing MTHQRSKKWSSATEEKNVSVSFYTLTVLIPLVSLAGLFHSASVEENFPQGCTCTASLCFYSLLLPITIPVYVFFHLWTWMVIKLFMHN